In the genome of Fervidobacterium nodosum Rt17-B1, the window TAGAATTTGGTCAAAAAGCTTTCAAACTATTACAAGACAGTCTGAATGATTTCAAAGACATATTTGATGTTTCCAAAACGTGTTTAATCAATTTACCTGAAAATGATACCTTACATTCAAAAGATTTTGAAGATCATGAATGGATTGATAGATTGGATTTTCTTTACAAATCAAGCAAAATTCTCTTCTTAAACGAAGGATATTTATTCATGGCTCAGGTTCCCAATGAAATATCTACCTATCAATCTTTAAGCCGATTGATCGATGAAGTTAGAAAAAATGAGAGCTTTGAGAATAGAGTGCTTGAGAAATTGCTGAACGGTTCCTTTTTCAGCGATATTCAACGTACCGAGTATGAACCAGAGGAATTTGAAAATATATCAACAGTTATAGAAAAACTTATGCCAATTCCCTTGTCACCGGCACAAGTGAGAGCCTTGCAAAATGCTTTCAGCCACGATATGAGCTACATTCAAGGTCCTCCAGGTACCGGAAAGTCTCACACGATTTCTGCAATGGTTTTAGCGGCAATATTAACAGGAAGAAAAGTCCTTGTTGTATCACAAAAACCACCGGCAGTAAAAGTTGTAAAAGAAAAAGTAGAAGGTGTTTTGAAGAATAATGACTCTAACTTAAAGATTTTACCGCTCATATACTTTGACAAACAAACAAAAGCTGATCTTAAAGATTCATTGAAATCTCTACTGAATGAATATTCTAATCCGTATTACTTGGAATCGAGAATTAAGACTATAAGAACCAAGAAGCAAGAAATAGAAAATCAACTTCAGTCAAAGATTACTGATCTTAATAGGATTCAGAATGAGTATGAAGAAAGTTTAAGAAAACAGAAGCACTTTATCAATTTAAGCAATGAGCTTCAAAAGATGAAAGACAAGTTCAGATATGCTTATAACTATGATTTGTCAAAGGAGGTGTTAGCAAACGTATCTGATGACAACTTGAAGAAAATATCAAAGCTATCTGTGCTAGCGAGAAAGCTTGACAACATTTCAGAAAATAGGGTCACAATACTTTACAAAATAAACCTTGGAAAGGTTGTCATGAAAATATCACCTGTTAAACTTAGTGGAAGAGTAATATTAAACATTCTCAAAAGAAGGATTTTCCACCAATTTCTTCAAGACATTATCAACGTTGGTTCTCTGAATCTAAGTATTCGTCGCACAACAATTAAGGACCCGGCCTTTTTACAAGAGGAAATATCAAGGATAAAGAAAGAGCTTTGGGACTTGAAAAGGCACTATATAGTGCTGGAGAATCAAGTTAGAATCTTGGAAGGTATTCGTACATCTCGTGAGCAGATAGAGTATTTTTCAAAGCTTTTATCGTACAAGAAACCAACACTAATTAAAGAATACCAGTCATATATCGACTGGGAAAAGATATTGGAAGTATTTCCTGTGTGGATTTCTGAAATCAGGAATCTCACAGAGATTTTACCGGTGAAAGCAAATATGTTCGATTTAGTTGTAGTCGATGAAGCTTCACAAGTTAACTTAGCTGAAATTATTCCCGCTTTTTATAGGGGAAAGAAAATATGTATAGTTGGTGATCATAAGCAACTCAACCTAAATGCCACAGGGTTAGATTTTCTTATTAGCAAGAATCTTGACAGACTGACGTGGGAAAAGTATCGTCCAAACAACCTGACATATCAGGAAGCTCGTGCAAAACAGCTTACTGTAACAACTTCTTCAATATTAGATTTCATAATGCAGGACGAGAGAGCTTTAGCACTTCCTCGTACGATGTTGGATGAGCATTTTAGATCCCTACCCGCCTTGGCTAAATTTAACAACGAGAAGTTCTATGAGGGAAAGCTTAAAATAATGACTGAAACACCTGAAAAGATTTCATTAACGTGTTTCTTCCCAATAAAGGTTAACGGAAGGAGACAAAGCGATAAAACTGTTATTGAAGAGGCTGAGAAAGTAATAGAGATTATTACTGAACTTATCAAGTATAGAAAATGCAAAGACTTTGAACTCCATCATTTGGTACCAAAGGATTTTACCATAGGTGTGGTATCGTTTATTAGAAATCAAGTAGAACTAATCAAAGACCTAATTTATGAAACATTCGACCCTGATACTACAGGAAAACATGATATTATTACAGGAACTCCTGAAGAGTTGCAAGGTCATGAAAGAGATATAATGATACTTTCATTGGCTTTGGATGAGAGTTCATCGAGGAGTTCAACATTCTATGAGAATAAAAATCGATTTAACGTTGCAACTAGCAGAGCTAAGTACGTTACCTTTGTTGTTTATTCAAGTGTACCTGATAATTTTGCTTTAACGAGAGCATATTTCAGCAATTTTGGATTTGAACCCAATGTCTTTGGTAGTACCGAGCAACAGAAATTTACATCACCAATAGTTTGGAAGCTGGACTTAATGGCAATGGAATCGGAATTTGAAAAAATCGTATTCAAATACCTAAATGAGTACATACAAGGGAGAAAAGAAGTATCTGAACTTAAAATATTCAATCAGGTAAAGTCTTGTGGTAAGAGGCTGGATTTTGTAGTTTATAATCCTCGAAATGGTCATTATGTTGCGGTAGAAGTTGATGGAGTACATCATTTTGTTGAAGATGGTCGAAACTATTCAGAAAGCCATATCGAAAGGATGGAAATGCTCAGAAGGGCTGGTTGGAAAATAATTAACACGCCGTACTATAAGTGGTACAATCATGGATGGCTTGATGAAAATTCTGAAATCTTAAAAAGAGAAATAGAAAGGATCTATAAGGAACTTGATAAATCGCTTGGCATAAGAATAGATTAAATTATCGAAT includes:
- a CDS encoding AAA domain-containing protein; the encoded protein is MEQAKNETIINYIAYLRDISRKIGTKTDFAKIFTNALKRRGMGSYVIPISNSQEFKVVSEDTVDIRRNSRLYEALLKIYPTLEKYSDKKLFLGVGGVFGQRKYAGPFLVAECEIEAYKGSGFSLYIDVSSSVLNYDLISKLLDKKRVVADDEEEYVDPELEKEIEAISDIEDKLSVISGISELLEFGQKAFKLLQDSLNDFKDIFDVSKTCLINLPENDTLHSKDFEDHEWIDRLDFLYKSSKILFLNEGYLFMAQVPNEISTYQSLSRLIDEVRKNESFENRVLEKLLNGSFFSDIQRTEYEPEEFENISTVIEKLMPIPLSPAQVRALQNAFSHDMSYIQGPPGTGKSHTISAMVLAAILTGRKVLVVSQKPPAVKVVKEKVEGVLKNNDSNLKILPLIYFDKQTKADLKDSLKSLLNEYSNPYYLESRIKTIRTKKQEIENQLQSKITDLNRIQNEYEESLRKQKHFINLSNELQKMKDKFRYAYNYDLSKEVLANVSDDNLKKISKLSVLARKLDNISENRVTILYKINLGKVVMKISPVKLSGRVILNILKRRIFHQFLQDIINVGSLNLSIRRTTIKDPAFLQEEISRIKKELWDLKRHYIVLENQVRILEGIRTSREQIEYFSKLLSYKKPTLIKEYQSYIDWEKILEVFPVWISEIRNLTEILPVKANMFDLVVVDEASQVNLAEIIPAFYRGKKICIVGDHKQLNLNATGLDFLISKNLDRLTWEKYRPNNLTYQEARAKQLTVTTSSILDFIMQDERALALPRTMLDEHFRSLPALAKFNNEKFYEGKLKIMTETPEKISLTCFFPIKVNGRRQSDKTVIEEAEKVIEIITELIKYRKCKDFELHHLVPKDFTIGVVSFIRNQVELIKDLIYETFDPDTTGKHDIITGTPEELQGHERDIMILSLALDESSSRSSTFYENKNRFNVATSRAKYVTFVVYSSVPDNFALTRAYFSNFGFEPNVFGSTEQQKFTSPIVWKLDLMAMESEFEKIVFKYLNEYIQGRKEVSELKIFNQVKSCGKRLDFVVYNPRNGHYVAVEVDGVHHFVEDGRNYSESHIERMEMLRRAGWKIINTPYYKWYNHGWLDENSEILKREIERIYKELDKSLGIRID